From a region of the Helianthus annuus cultivar XRQ/B chromosome 5, HanXRQr2.0-SUNRISE, whole genome shotgun sequence genome:
- the LOC110943909 gene encoding dehydrin HIRD11-like, whose protein sequence is MVGIMNNIGDALHIGGNKSDDKLESDHKSDDKKHEGDQSKSEHKEGIIDKIHGEDGGSKEHNNEGEKKKKKDKKEKKKKEGDHHGGDSD, encoded by the coding sequence ATGGTCGGAATCATGAACAATATCGGAGATGCACTCCACATCGGCGGCAACAAATCCGACGACAAGCTCGAATCTGACCACAAATCCGATGACAAGAAGCACGAAGGTGATCAATCGAAGTCTGAACACAAGGAGGGGATAATTGATAAGATCCACGGAGAAGATGGAGGAAGTAAGGAGCACAACAATGAAggtgagaagaagaagaaaaaggataagaaggagaagaagaagaaggaaggTGATCATCACGGCGGCGATAGTGATTAG
- the LOC110941782 gene encoding respiratory burst oxidase homolog protein C → MQKMGIPDDVGDVSDGLPESTSRRSDSEVFGTDRKAFSGPLNKRGTRKSARFNVPDDAGSSIASGSLRSKNDDDEYVEVTLDVGDDSVAVHSVKTAGGADVEDPELALLAKGLGKRSSLGASMVRNASSKIRQVSEELRKMTTSFSRRTPVGRYDRSKSAATHALIGLKFISKTDGAAAWAALEKRFDDLTAGTNGLLPRALFGECIGMNKDSKDFAGELFDALSRRRNITGAVINKAQLKEFWDQIADQSFDSRLQTFFDMVDKDADGRISEEEVREIISLSASANKLSKIQTQADEYAALIMEELDPDNLGYIMIESLETLLLQSPTQTVRGESKNLSIMLSQKLRNVTDRNIIQRGYDGFKYFLQDNWQRVWVIALWIGAMAGLFTWKYIQYKNRAAFDVMGHCVCVAKGAAETLKLNMALILLPVCRNTITWLRNKTKLGVVVPFDDNLNFHKVIAVGIMIGVGLHAISHLACDFPRLLSATEEEYEPMVQYFGEQPDSYWHFVKEAEGYTGITMVVLMAIAFTLATPWLRRGRLNLPKPLKKLTGFNAFWYSHHLFIIVYTLLIVHGIKLYLTKEWYKKTTWMYLAVPILLYMCERLIRALRSSVKPVQILKVAVYPGNVLALHMSKPHGFKYKSGQYMFVNCKAVSPFEWHPFSITSAPGDDYLSVHIRTLGDWTRQLKTVFSQVCQPPANGKSGLLRADNQGDNPSFPKVLIDGPYGAPAQDYKKYDVVLLVGLGIGATPMISIVKDIVNNMKANQEEDEALESGNNNAMPPMSPQSKKNSASNFKTTRAYFYWVTREQGSFDWFKGVMNEVAEIDHDGVIEMHNYCTSVYEEGDARSALITMLQSLNHAKNGVDVISGTRVKSHFAKPNWRSVYKRIALTHNAQRIGVFYCGAPAPVKELKQLAADFSHKTSTKFDFHKENF, encoded by the exons ATGCAAAAAATGGGTATTCCCGATGACGTCGGTGACGTCAGCGACGGGTTACCGGAGAGTACCAGCCGTCGTTCCGACTCCGAGGTTTTTGGAACCGACAGAAAGGCGTTCAGCGGGCCGTTAAACAAGCGAGGAACTCGCAAAAGTGCACGATTTAATGTTCCCGATGATGCCGGTAGTAGCATCGCGAGTGGAAGTTTGCGGTCGAAAAACGACGATGATGAGTACGTGGAAGTTACGTTAGATGTCGGCGATGATTCGGTTGCGGTCCACAGTGTGAAGACTGCGGGTGGCGCTGACGTGGAGGACCCAGAGTTGGCTTTGTTGGCTAAAGGGTTGGGAAAGAGGAGTTCTTTGGGCGCGTCCATGGTGAGGAACGCGTCCTCCAAAATCCGCCAGGTGTCCGAAGAGCTTAGAAAAATGACTACGTCGTTTTCTAGACGGACACCTGTCGGACGGTATGACAGGAGTAAGTCCGCGGCCACTCATGCTCTTATTGGGCTGAAGTTCATCAGTAAAACTGATGGGGCGGCCGCTTGGGCCGCCCTTGAGAAGCGGTTTGATGATCTCACCGCGGGTACTAACGGTTTACTTCCCCGGGCACTTTTTGGAGAATGCATTG GGATGAACAAGGATTCGAAAGACTTTGCCGGAGAACTCTTCGATGCACTTAGCCGCAGACGGAATATCACCGGAGCCGTGATTAACAAAGCTCAGTTAAAGGAGTTTTGGGACCAAATTGCTGATCAAAGTTTTGATTCAAGGCTCCAAACTTTCTTTGACAT GGTTGATAAAGATGCGGATGGCCGAATCAGTGAAGAGGAAGTTCGAGAG ATTATAAGCTTGAGTGCTTCGGCAAACAAGTTATCAAAAATACAAACACAAGCAGATGAATATGCGGCATTGATCATGGAAGAATTGGACCCGGACAACCTTGGTTACATCATG ATTGAGAGCTTGGAGACCCTTTTACTGCAATCGCCGACACAAACAGTGAGAGGCGAAAGCAAAAATCTGAGCATTATGTTGAGCCAAAAGCTCAGAAATGTGACCGATAGGAACATTATACAACGCGGGTATGATGGGTTTAAGTACTTTTTACAAGACAACTGGCAAAGAGTTTGGGTGATTGCACTTTGGATTGGGGCGATGGCGGGTTTGTTTACTTGGAAATATATTCAGTACAAAAATCGCGCTGCGTTTGATGTAATGGGGCACTGTGTTTGTGTCGCTAAAGGTGCGGCTGAGACGCTTAAGTTAAACATGGCTTTGATTTTGTTACCCGTGTGTCGAAACACCATCACTTGGCTTAGGAACAAGACCAAACTTGGCGTTGTGGTTCCCTTTGATGATAATCTCAATTTCCACAAA GTGATCGCTGTCGGGATCATGATTGGAGTCGGGCTCCATGCGATTTCGCATTTAGCGTGTGATTTCCCTCGACTTCTTAGTGCAACCGAAGAGGAGTATGAACCAATGGTTCAATATTTCGGGGAACAACCCGATAGCTATTGGCATTTTGTGAAGGAAGCAGAAGGGTATACCGGGATCACGATGGTGGTTTTAATGGCAATAGCCTTTACTTTAGCGACCCCGTGGCTAAGGCGTGGTAGACTGAACCTACCAAAACCGCTAAAGAAACTCACGGGTTTTAACGCCTTTTGGTACTCGCACCACCTATTCATTATTGTTTATACTTTGCTCATAGTTCACGGGATCAAACTTTACCTCACGAAAGAATGGTACAAGAAGACG ACTTGGATGTACTTGGCGGTTCCGATTTTGCTTTATATGTGTGAGAGGTTAATCCGGGCGTTAAGATCTAGCGTCAAGCCTGTTCAGATATTAAAG GTGGCTGTTTACCCGGGAAACGTGTTGGCACTTCACATGTCGAAGCCTCATGGCTttaaatacaaaagtgggcagtACATGTTTGTGAACTGCAAGGCGGTTTCTCCATTTGAATG GCACCCGTTTTCGATAACTTCAGCACCAGGAGATGACTACTTAAGTGTGCATATCCGAACCCTCGGTGACTGGACCCGACAACTAAAAACGGTCTTCTCTCAG GTATGCCAACCACCAGCTAACGGTAAAAGTGGACTCCTAAGAGCTGATAACCAAGGAGACAACCCGAG TTTCCCAAAGGTTCTAATCGACGGGCCATATGGTGCACCAGCACAAGACTACAAGAAATATGATGTAGTGTTGTTGGTCGGGTTAGGCATCGGTGCAACCCCTATGATCAGTATCGTTAAAGACATCGTGAACAACATGAAAGCGAACCAAGAGGAAGACGAGGCTTTGGAGAGCGGCAACAACAACGCAATGCCGCCAATGTCACCACAGTCGAAAAAGAACTCCGCGAGCAACTTCAAGACAACACGGGCTTACTTCTATTGGGTCACAAGGGAACAAGGGTCATTTGATTGGTTTAAAGGGGTGATGAACGAGGTTGCGGAAATTGATCACGATGGTGTGATCGAGATGCATAACTATTGCACAAGTGTCTACGAAGAAGGTGATGCTAGATCCGCTTTGATCACGATGCTTCAGTCGCTAAATCATGCCAAAAATGGTGTTGATGTAATTTCGGGTACTCGGGTCAAGTCTCACTTTGCAAAGCCCAATTGGAGAAGCGTTTATAAGCGGATTGCTCTTACTCACAACGCTCAACGTATAG GGGTATTTTATTGTGGAGCACCAGCGCCAGTCAAAGAGTTGAAACAACTTGCTGCTGACTTTTCTCACAAGACTAGCACCAAATTTGACTTTCACAAGGAGAACTTTTAA
- the LOC110943908 gene encoding uncharacterized protein LOC110943908, giving the protein MNFISINARGLGVQGKQRWVKELRVNNGVDFLAIQESKISDREVFDCSSCWGRGVLDFDMVEASGKSGGIISIWNSKVFKKISAECNANYLLTSGVLVEDGSILNILNVYAPQNVVAKRDLWVKLKTVMNNNQGLWVVLGDFNVVRRPEDRRNSRFNHMAASDFNLFIDEVDLHEYCMRGNKFTYAVVVEGVVKLSKIDRVLVSQKKFNRWPRACLRALSRGLSDHSPLLLTLVDVNFGYKPFRWFNSWLGREGCQNVVRKAILDCSIDGRPDMVISGKLKCVREAIKIWRDEIVRKEGDLLENCKSDIQRLERILEDRELEEEEVWIWEECKKEVMQIEQWKTRYLQQKSRVGWASSGDENSAYFHRMVNGRKAVNDIPGLSIDGQWITKPSLVKREVLKFFRNHFSERFGRRPELMCDGCKVISSEDADKLVRPFSKEEIKEAVFDCGSDKAPGPDGFNFKFIKHF; this is encoded by the coding sequence ATGAATTTCATCTCTATTAATGCTAGGGGTTTGGGGGTGCAAGGGAAACAGAGGTGGGTTAAAGAATTGAGGGTCAATAATGGGGTGGATTTTTTAGCCATTCAAGAGTCTAAGATTTCGGACAGGGAGGTGTTTGATTGTTCTTCTTGTTGGGGGAGGGGGGTGTTGGATTTCGATATGGTGGAAGCTTCGGGTAAGTCAGGTGGTATTATTAGCATTTGGAATTCTAAAGTATTTAAGAAGATTTCGGCTGAGTGTAATGCCAATTATTTACTTACGTCGGGTGTGTTGGTTGAGGATGGTTCGATTCTTAATATTTTAAATGTTTATGCCCCTCAAAATGTAGTGGCGAAAAGGGATCTGTGGGTTAAATTAAAAACAGTGATGAATAACAATCAAGGTTTGTGGGTAGTCTTGGGGGACTTTAACGTCGTTCGTAGGCCAGAAGATAGGAGGAACTCCAGATTTAATCATATGGCGGCATCGGATTTTAATTTGTTTATTGATGAGGTGGATCTCCATGAGTATTGTATGAGGGGTAATAAGTTTACTTACGCGGTTGTGGTGGAAGGGGTTGTTAAATTGAGTAAAATAGACAGGGTGCTGGTTAGTCAAAAAAAATTTAACAGATGGCCTAGGGCGTGTCTTAGAGCTTTGTCGCGTGGGTTGTCGGATCACTCTCCTCTGTTGTTAACTTTGGTTGATGTGAACTTCGGGTATAAACCTTTTCGTTGGTTCAATTCTTGGCTCGGGAGAGAGGGGTGTCAAAATGTGGTTAGGAAGGCGATTTTGGATTGCTCGATTGACGGAAGACCGGATATGGTGATTTCAGGTAAGTTAAAGTGTGTTCGGGAGGCTATTAAAATTTGGCGGGATGAGATAGTGAGAAAGGAAGGAGATTTACTAGAAAATTGTAAAAGCGATATTCAAAGATTAGAGCGAATTTTGGAGGATAGGGAGTTAGAGGAAGAAGAGGTGTGGATCTGGGAAGAGTGTAAGAAAGAAGTCATGCAGATTGAGCAATGGAAAACTAGGTATTTGCAACAGAAATCTCGTGTGGGTTGGGCGTCGAGTGGAGATGAGAACTCAGCTTATTTCCATAGGATGGTGAATGGGAGGAAAGCGGTTAATGACATTCCGGGCCTTAGTATAGATGGTCAGTGGATTACGAAGCCGAGTCTGGTCAAGAGGGAAGTTTTAAAATTCTTCAGGAATCATTTCTCTGAAAGATTTGGGAGAAGACCGGAGTTAATGTGTGATGGGTGTAAAGTTATTTCGAGTGAGGATGCTGATAAGCTAGTCAGGCCGTTTTCTAAAGAGGAGATAAAGGAGGCGGTTTTTGATTGTGGCTCTGATAAAGCCCCGGGTCCAGATGGGTTTAATTTCAagtttataaaacatttttag